A region from the Vicia villosa cultivar HV-30 ecotype Madison, WI linkage group LG3, Vvil1.0, whole genome shotgun sequence genome encodes:
- the LOC131658793 gene encoding uncharacterized protein LOC131658793, whose translation MPTYAKFIKDIITKKRRFEDQEVMTVNSCRSAIIQRTLPKKESDPGKVTLLVTIGDVYVGKGLIDLGSSINFIPLSLVKRLGNIELKSTRMTLQLADKSTTHPIGIVEDLLVKVDKFFFPVDFVVIEMEEDYDTPLIIGRPFMKTSRMMIDIDDSLMKFRVLDEEVCFNLFEAMKHTKDKSDCF comes from the coding sequence atgcctacTTATGCTAAATTTATCAAGGATATTATCACCAAGAAGAGGAGATTTGAGGATCAAGAGGTTATGACGGTTAATTCATGTCGTAGTGCTATAATTCAAAGAACTCTCCCCAAGAAAGAAAGTGATCCGGGAAAAGTAACTCTATTGGTGACCATTGGCGATGTCTATGTCGGTAAGGGGTTGATTGATTTGGGTTCGAGCATTAATTTTATTCCTTTGTCTCTAGTAAAAAGATTGGGAAATATTGAGTTGAAATCTACAAGGATGACTTTACAACTTGCCGACAAGTCCACCACTCATCCTATTGGGATTGTGGAAGATTTGTTAGTTAAGGTTGATAAGTTCTTTTTCCCGGTCGATTTTGTGGTAATTGAGATGGAGGAGGATTATGACACACCTTTAATAATTGGAAGACCTTTCATGAAAACCTCTCGGATGATGATCGATATCGATGACAGTCTAATGAAATTTAGAGTTTTagatgaggaagtgtgttttAATCTCTTTGAAGCAATGAAGCATACTAAGGATAAAAGTGATTGTTTTTAA
- the LOC131662312 gene encoding scarecrow-like protein 21 encodes MQTSQKHEISYGSDTFYVEPVQNIESYSLPSGENLDNYSSSDNSSQAFYLSHQALEPYSGHESASTSNNSFPYQNSPTTLGFSQNNSPVSKLESNSRVLIQQNSLEFVNSSPEDGNSYLTQHDFDDLSHKIQELESVMLGPSADMLDMYDTEIQEESGLFSLEAENWKRNVEMVSRGDVKEMLYTCAKAVAVNDVDTIEWMVTELRKIVSISGSPIQRLGAYMLEALVSKMASSGSTIYNSLKCSEPTGNELLSYMHVLYEICPYFKFGYMSANGAIAEAMKDENEIHIIDFQIAQGTQWVSLIQALARRPEGPPKIRITGVDDSFSAYARGGGVDIVGERLSTLAQSCNVPFEFHAVRVSASEVQLEDFELRPYEAVAVNFAIMLHHVPDETVNSHNHRDRLLHLAKYFSPKVVTLVEQEFNTNNAPFLPRFLETMNYYSAVYESIDVVLPRDHKERINVEQHCLAREVVNLVACEGEERVERHELLTKWQTRFTMAGFTPYPLSSFINSSIKNLLDSYRGHYTLEERDGALYLGWMNQPLIASCAWR; translated from the coding sequence ATGCAAACATCACAGAAACATGAAATTTCTTACGGCTCTGACACGTTCTACGTTGAGCCTGTGCAGAATATCGAGTCATATAGCTTACCCTCAGGTGAGAATCTTGACAACTATTCTTCCTCAGATAATAGCAGCCAAGCATTCTATCTTTCTCATCAGGCTCTAGAACCGTATAGCGGCCATGAATCTGCTTCAACGAGTAATAACAGTTTCCCTTACCAAAATTCTCCGACCACTCTCGGTTTCTCTCAGAACAATAGTCCTGTGTCCAAGCTAGAGTCAAATTCACGCGTGTTAATCCAACAaaattctcttgaatttgttAATAGTTCCCCTGAGGACGGCAATTCTTACTTGACACAACATGATTTTGATGACCTCAGCCATAAGATACAAGAGCTCGAATCTGTTATGCTCGGACCGAGCGCGGATATGCTAGATATGTATGATACTGAAATTCAAGAGGAGTCTGGTTTGTTCTCGTTAGAAGCGGAAAACTGGAAGAGAAATGTTGAGATGGTGTCAAGAGGGGACGTGAAAGAAATGCTTTATACTTGTGCAAAAGCAGTAGCTGTGAATGATGTGGACACAATTGAATGGATGGTTACTGAGTTACGCAAAATCGTATCCATTTCGGGAAGTCCAATCCAACGATTGGGGGCGTACATGTTGGAGGCTCTTGTTTCCAAAATGGCTTCTTCTGGAAGTACGATCTACAATTCGTTGAAATGTAGCGAGCCTACCGGTAATGAACTACTTTCCTACATGCATGTACTTTATGAAATATGTCCATACTTTAAGTTTGGGTATATGTCGGCAAATGGAGCGATTGCTGAAGCTATGAAGGATGAAAATGAAATACACATAATTGATTTTCAAATTGCACAAGGAACTCAATGGGTGAGTCTAATTCAGGCTCTTGCTCGCCGGCCTGAAGGACCGCCGAAAATCAGAATAACAGGTGTTGATGACTCGTTTTCCGCTTATGCCCGCGGCGGGGGCGTTGATATAGTAGGGGAAAGGTTATCAACACTTGCACAGTCGTGTAATGTTCCTTTCGAGTTCCACGCTGTTAGAGTTTCTGCTTCCGAGGTCCAACTCGAAGACTTTGAACTTCGACCGTACGAAGCCGTGGCTGTGAATTTCGCCATTATGCTACACCATGTGCCAGACGAAACCGTGAACAGTCATAATCATCGCGACAGGCTGTTACATTTGGCTAAATATTTTTCTCCCAAGGTGGTGACTCTAGTCGAGCAAGAATTCAACACCAACAACGCCCCATTCCTACCGCGTTTCCTCGAGACAATGAACTACTACTCCGCCGTCTACGAATCAATCGACGTCGTTCTTCCAAGGGACCACAAAGAGAGGATTAACGTCGAACAGCACTGTCTGGCTCGAGAAGTTGTCAACCTTGTAGCCTGCGAAGGAGAAGAGAGAGTCGAACGTCACGAGCTTCTAACTAAGTGGCAAACGCGTTTCACGATGGCCGGATTCACGCCTTATCCGTTGAGCTCGTTCATCAACTCTTCAATCAAGAATCTTCTCGATAGCTACCGCGGACATTACACTCTTGAAGAGAGAGATGGTGCACTATATCTCGGTTGGATGAATCAACCTCTTATTGCTTCTTGTGCTTGGAGATGA
- the LOC131656529 gene encoding uncharacterized protein LOC131656529 isoform X1, producing the protein MNSFRRRLNFPPATAKIPGLVNVDFADVRAIMANAGSSLMGIGTATASFCIEGKTRARDAALNTIQSPLLDIGIERAIGIVWNITGGSNLTLFEIWFRIMFSSVFFVLDVGMEIVGFSISRLTLNRLRWISSVMLLLTLFVLPFDFMHISIFA; encoded by the exons ATGAATTCTTTTAGGAGAAGACTTAATTTCCCACCTGCCACTGCAAAG ATACCTGGATTGGTGAATGTCGACTTTGCCGATGTTAGAGCTATAATGGCCAATGCAGGTTCTTCACTTATGGGGATAGGAACTGCAACTG CCTCTTTTTGCATTGAAGGGAAAACAAGGGCAAGAGATGCTGCATTAAATACTATCCAGTCGCCCTTACTAGATATTGGTATTGAGAGGGCCATTGGAATTGTATGGAATATAACTGGTGGAAGTAATCTGACATTGTTTGAG ATTTGGTTTCGTATCATGTTCAGCTCGGTCTTTTTTGTGTTGGATGTAGGGATGGAAATTGTAGGTTTCTCAATTTCAAGGCTAACACTGAATAGGCTTAGGTGGATCAGTTCTGTCATGCTCCTACTCACACTATTTGTGTTGCCCTTTGACTTTATGCACATTAGTATTTTTGCATGA
- the LOC131656529 gene encoding uncharacterized protein LOC131656529 isoform X2, translated as MNSFRRRLNFPPATAKIPGLVNVDFADVRAIMANAGSSLMGIGTATGKTRARDAALNTIQSPLLDIGIERAIGIVWNITGGSNLTLFEIWFRIMFSSVFFVLDVGMEIVGFSISRLTLNRLRWISSVMLLLTLFVLPFDFMHISIFA; from the exons ATGAATTCTTTTAGGAGAAGACTTAATTTCCCACCTGCCACTGCAAAG ATACCTGGATTGGTGAATGTCGACTTTGCCGATGTTAGAGCTATAATGGCCAATGCAGGTTCTTCACTTATGGGGATAGGAACTGCAACTG GGAAAACAAGGGCAAGAGATGCTGCATTAAATACTATCCAGTCGCCCTTACTAGATATTGGTATTGAGAGGGCCATTGGAATTGTATGGAATATAACTGGTGGAAGTAATCTGACATTGTTTGAG ATTTGGTTTCGTATCATGTTCAGCTCGGTCTTTTTTGTGTTGGATGTAGGGATGGAAATTGTAGGTTTCTCAATTTCAAGGCTAACACTGAATAGGCTTAGGTGGATCAGTTCTGTCATGCTCCTACTCACACTATTTGTGTTGCCCTTTGACTTTATGCACATTAGTATTTTTGCATGA
- the LOC131656529 gene encoding cell division protein FtsZ homolog 2-2, chloroplastic-like isoform X4, whose product MNSFRRRLNFPPATAKIPGLVNVDFADVRAIMANAGSSLMGIGTATGKTRARDAALNTIQSPLLDIGIERAIGIVWNITGGSNLTLFEGWKL is encoded by the exons ATGAATTCTTTTAGGAGAAGACTTAATTTCCCACCTGCCACTGCAAAG ATACCTGGATTGGTGAATGTCGACTTTGCCGATGTTAGAGCTATAATGGCCAATGCAGGTTCTTCACTTATGGGGATAGGAACTGCAACTG GGAAAACAAGGGCAAGAGATGCTGCATTAAATACTATCCAGTCGCCCTTACTAGATATTGGTATTGAGAGGGCCATTGGAATTGTATGGAATATAACTGGTGGAAGTAATCTGACATTGTTTGAG GGATGGAAATTGTAG
- the LOC131656529 gene encoding cell division protein FtsZ homolog 2-2, chloroplastic-like isoform X3 translates to MNSFRRRLNFPPATAKIPGLVNVDFADVRAIMANAGSSLMGIGTATASFCIEGKTRARDAALNTIQSPLLDIGIERAIGIVWNITGGSNLTLFEGWKL, encoded by the exons ATGAATTCTTTTAGGAGAAGACTTAATTTCCCACCTGCCACTGCAAAG ATACCTGGATTGGTGAATGTCGACTTTGCCGATGTTAGAGCTATAATGGCCAATGCAGGTTCTTCACTTATGGGGATAGGAACTGCAACTG CCTCTTTTTGCATTGAAGGGAAAACAAGGGCAAGAGATGCTGCATTAAATACTATCCAGTCGCCCTTACTAGATATTGGTATTGAGAGGGCCATTGGAATTGTATGGAATATAACTGGTGGAAGTAATCTGACATTGTTTGAG GGATGGAAATTGTAG